A part of Dehalogenimonas sp. W genomic DNA contains:
- a CDS encoding response regulator transcription factor, with translation MTTNSHNHRITIILADDHKIVRQGIRSLLEFEPDFQIICEAADGAEAMALTMHHKPDVLVTDLSMPYYSGIELAEAIQKNKIKTKTVVLSMHSDEPYVIRALKAGASCYILKDYGFEHVATAIRHAMAGKRYVSPSLTMPF, from the coding sequence ATGACAACTAACAGCCATAACCACCGGATAACAATCATTCTGGCCGACGACCACAAGATTGTCCGCCAGGGCATACGCTCGTTACTGGAATTTGAACCTGATTTTCAGATAATTTGCGAGGCCGCCGACGGTGCTGAAGCCATGGCGCTGACAATGCACCACAAACCGGATGTTCTGGTCACCGACCTGTCCATGCCCTATTATTCCGGGATTGAACTGGCGGAGGCCATTCAGAAAAATAAAATAAAAACAAAAACAGTGGTACTGTCCATGCACAGCGATGAGCCCTATGTTATCCGGGCACTGAAGGCCGGTGCCAGTTGCTATATCCTCAAAGATTATGGCTTTGAGCATGTGGCCACGGCTATCCGGCACGCCATGGCCGGCAAGAGATATGTCAGTCCTTCGCTGACAATGCCGTTTTGA
- a CDS encoding MASE3 domain-containing protein, whose product MNNFLGFKSPAIVIIISFLAFIGLYLLSQVDYLLFHSFIELFGVVVAFSVFIIAWNARKFLDNDYLLLIGIGFLFVSLLNAFHTLSYRGMGVFQDFEPTNLAAQFWIAARYLQALTLLSATRYLSRRLKIGPAFGAYALTTSLIITSILIWPIFPATFTPENGLTAFKIISEFIISGILLGAIILLYKKRGQFSGNVFRYLIIAMGVNISSEMTLTLYADAYGLMNTLGHSLLVVSYYFIYKALIETGISRPFSILFHNLKKSEERFENRAKELALINDRLIQEISTRKQIEATLTQTREDLNRAQTVGHIGSWRLDVQKDVLSWSDENHRIFGIPKGIPLTYETFLGTIHSDDRQHVDGCWKAALKGEPYDIEHRIIVEGREKWVREKAFLETNDSGELLGGFGITEDITERKMQEKALRESEGKYRDLFTTMTEAFALHEIIVDEAGTPIDYRFIEVNAAFEETTGLKAGDVIGKNVREVIPGIESSWIETYGKVAVSGIPVTFENYSTSIGKWYQVKAYSPAPGRFATIFYDTTERKVNEEKLRQAAQEWQATFDSINDAVILLDSRHCIVRANQAFGRIFNISPAEAVGRLCHDIVHNSARPHAICPHARTMASGRTVSEELFEPKLDIYVEATTSPIIDQEGRCIGTVHIIKDINRRKTVEAERENLLMLLEKQHLLLQNTIDQLPSGVILRDTEGSLLMTNSEIVNIFGQIPENISRFEALCCFHSDGRQYATSDWPMYRTVKNGETVTNEEILVTREGKDPITVMGATTPVRNKNNEIIANVGIFTNITNRKQAEQLLQNMTSELEARIKERTRELVSAHDKLLEQLEYRAKAEASLRSLSNRLLSAQEQEKRAIARELHDQTGQSLTVVKLLLGKAEQVATEELRPVLKEISNTITEIIKQVRNLSLSLRPGILDDLGLIPALEWQFKQLKEQAELKVIFHHDNLPELSAEMNIGIFRIIQEALTNVLRYAGVLEAEVKIMVKDSAIMLYISDRGKGFSAAELSAGSSTGLSAMRERATLLGGQFSVNSNTGQGTVVTVKLPLREFQ is encoded by the coding sequence ATGAATAATTTTTTAGGTTTCAAATCACCCGCCATCGTAATAATAATTTCCTTCCTGGCCTTTATTGGTTTGTACCTGCTTAGCCAGGTGGATTACCTGTTGTTTCACAGCTTTATTGAGCTTTTCGGTGTGGTAGTCGCTTTCAGTGTTTTCATTATCGCCTGGAACGCCCGAAAGTTTCTGGACAACGATTATCTGTTGTTAATAGGTATCGGCTTCTTGTTCGTCAGTCTGCTCAATGCTTTTCACACCCTGTCTTACCGCGGCATGGGCGTTTTTCAGGATTTTGAACCTACCAACCTGGCTGCTCAGTTTTGGATTGCCGCCCGTTATCTACAAGCTCTGACCCTGCTGTCGGCAACGAGATATCTCTCACGCCGATTGAAAATCGGCCCTGCTTTTGGCGCATATGCCTTGACCACATCGTTAATCATAACTTCCATTCTGATCTGGCCGATTTTCCCGGCGACATTCACCCCGGAAAATGGATTAACTGCTTTCAAGATAATCAGTGAGTTCATCATTTCCGGTATCCTGCTTGGCGCGATTATTCTTCTATACAAGAAACGAGGTCAATTCAGCGGCAACGTATTTAGATACTTGATTATCGCCATGGGCGTTAACATAAGTTCGGAAATGACTTTGACTCTCTATGCTGACGCTTACGGCTTGATGAATACCCTTGGGCATTCCTTGCTAGTAGTTTCTTATTACTTTATTTACAAAGCGCTGATTGAAACTGGAATCTCCCGGCCTTTCAGCATTTTATTTCATAATTTGAAAAAGAGTGAAGAGCGTTTTGAAAATCGTGCCAAAGAACTGGCGCTGATAAATGACCGTTTGATACAGGAAATATCTACCCGTAAACAAATAGAAGCAACGTTGACCCAAACCCGGGAGGATCTTAACCGGGCTCAGACGGTTGGGCATATCGGCAGTTGGCGATTGGACGTCCAGAAGGACGTTTTGAGTTGGTCGGATGAAAACCATAGGATTTTCGGAATCCCCAAGGGTATTCCGTTGACTTACGAAACCTTTCTGGGGACTATCCATTCCGATGACCGCCAGCATGTGGATGGATGCTGGAAAGCAGCCCTCAAAGGCGAGCCTTACGACATTGAACATCGGATTATTGTTGAGGGTCGCGAAAAGTGGGTCCGTGAAAAAGCTTTCCTGGAAACGAATGATTCCGGAGAACTGCTCGGCGGTTTCGGCATCACCGAAGATATCACTGAACGTAAAATGCAAGAGAAGGCACTCCGGGAGAGCGAAGGAAAATACCGGGACCTTTTCACAACTATGACCGAAGCTTTCGCTCTGCACGAAATCATTGTTGATGAAGCCGGAACTCCGATTGACTACCGTTTCATTGAAGTCAATGCCGCTTTTGAAGAGACAACCGGCTTGAAGGCAGGAGATGTGATTGGGAAGAATGTCCGTGAGGTGATTCCCGGCATAGAATCTTCCTGGATTGAGACCTATGGTAAAGTGGCGGTCAGCGGCATCCCGGTCACCTTTGAAAATTATAGCACCAGTATCGGAAAATGGTATCAGGTAAAAGCTTACTCACCAGCGCCCGGGCGCTTCGCAACAATATTTTACGATACAACCGAGCGCAAAGTAAACGAGGAGAAATTACGCCAGGCCGCTCAAGAGTGGCAGGCAACCTTTGACTCTATTAATGACGCGGTGATACTGCTGGACAGCCGGCACTGCATCGTCCGCGCCAATCAGGCTTTCGGCAGGATATTCAACATATCCCCGGCAGAAGCGGTCGGCCGGCTCTGCCATGACATCGTTCACAACTCCGCTCGACCGCACGCCATTTGCCCGCACGCCCGAACCATGGCCAGCGGCCGGACGGTGAGTGAGGAATTATTTGAACCCAAACTGGATATTTACGTTGAAGCTACCACCTCCCCCATCATTGATCAGGAAGGCCGCTGCATCGGAACCGTCCATATCATCAAGGATATCAATCGGCGGAAAACCGTTGAGGCCGAACGTGAAAACCTTCTAATGTTGTTGGAAAAACAACACCTGTTGCTGCAAAATACCATCGACCAGCTACCTTCCGGGGTAATCCTTCGGGACACAGAAGGCAGTTTACTGATGACCAACAGCGAGATTGTTAATATTTTTGGGCAGATTCCTGAAAACATATCCAGATTTGAAGCCCTGTGTTGTTTTCATTCTGATGGCCGACAATATGCCACATCAGATTGGCCCATGTATCGAACGGTGAAGAACGGCGAAACAGTCACCAACGAAGAAATACTGGTTACCCGTGAGGGTAAAGATCCTATAACAGTAATGGGAGCAACCACTCCGGTCAGGAATAAAAACAACGAGATCATTGCTAACGTCGGTATTTTTACCAACATCACGAACCGAAAACAGGCAGAACAATTATTGCAGAATATGACCTCTGAATTGGAAGCCCGCATTAAGGAACGCACCCGGGAACTAGTGTCAGCCCATGATAAACTCCTGGAGCAACTTGAATACCGGGCAAAGGCGGAAGCTTCTCTGCGGTCCCTTTCCAACCGTCTGCTATCCGCCCAGGAACAAGAAAAACGGGCGATTGCCCGCGAACTTCATGATCAGACAGGGCAAAGCCTGACCGTTGTGAAACTGCTGCTGGGTAAAGCGGAGCAAGTTGCTACCGAGGAGTTACGCCCGGTGCTTAAGGAAATCTCTAATACGATCACGGAGATTATCAAACAGGTACGAAACCTGTCTTTGTCACTTCGTCCCGGTATTCTGGATGACCTGGGACTGATACCTGCGCTGGAATGGCAGTTCAAGCAACTCAAAGAGCAGGCAGAATTAAAAGTCATTTTCCACCATGATAACCTGCCGGAGTTGTCAGCAGAAATGAATATCGGCATTTTCCGCATCATTCAGGAGGCCCTGACCAACGTCCTGCGCTATGCCGGTGTTCTGGAAGCTGAAGTTAAAATAATGGTAAAAGATTCAGCGATTATGCTCTATATTTCCGACCGGGGCAAAGGTTTCAGTGCCGCCGAGTTGAGCGCCGGCAGTTCTACCGGACTTTCCGCTATGCGAGAACGGGCGACACTGCTGGGCGGCCAATTCTCCGTTAATTCAAACACCGGTCAGGGGACCGTGGTCACGGTGAAGTTGCCGCTGAGAGAATTTCAGTAA
- a CDS encoding HAD family phosphatase translates to MIRAFIFDLDGVLVQTEKLKARAYDLAVQEILGTNKPDDRAGKAYAEVIGASREETSRHVMEKLGLEKHLRELMPQYGAAQPWDALTAIRYRIYDKMVADPQILRDNQWPFNVAILKMARQMGCVTALTTLSKRRDVNHVVESLDIGGLLDAVLTAEDINRGKPDPEIYLKAAQVLSVKPIECLVLEDSVNGITAAMRAGMNVVAMATPFTNAAIHAKGLVKEAWTIHHPEDVIDIVKRRIVDINRQESGD, encoded by the coding sequence ATGATCCGGGCTTTTATCTTTGATCTGGACGGCGTACTGGTACAGACGGAAAAGCTGAAGGCACGGGCTTATGACCTGGCGGTACAGGAGATATTGGGCACCAACAAGCCTGATGACCGGGCCGGCAAAGCCTATGCCGAAGTCATCGGTGCTTCCCGCGAAGAGACCTCCCGTCACGTCATGGAAAAACTGGGGCTGGAAAAACACCTCCGTGAACTGATGCCCCAATACGGCGCCGCCCAGCCATGGGACGCACTGACGGCCATCCGTTATCGGATATACGATAAGATGGTGGCCGACCCTCAGATACTCCGGGACAACCAATGGCCTTTCAACGTTGCCATTCTGAAAATGGCCCGGCAAATGGGTTGCGTAACCGCGCTGACCACTCTTTCCAAACGCCGGGACGTTAACCACGTCGTGGAATCGCTGGATATCGGCGGGTTGCTGGATGCGGTACTCACGGCTGAAGATATAAACCGCGGGAAACCCGACCCGGAAATCTATCTTAAAGCCGCCCAGGTATTGTCCGTCAAGCCGATTGAGTGTCTGGTGCTGGAAGACTCGGTCAACGGCATCACCGCCGCAATGCGCGCCGGCATGAACGTGGTGGCCATGGCCACGCCATTTACTAACGCAGCCATTCACGCCAAAGGGCTGGTTAAAGAAGCCTGGACTATTCACCACCCAGAAGACGTGATTGATATCGTTAAGCGCCGGATAGTTGATATAAACAGGCAAGAGTCAGGTGATTAA